One window of the Clostridium sp. MB40-C1 genome contains the following:
- a CDS encoding ABC transporter ATP-binding protein has translation MEQTKKKNGFSRLKEYAAPHKEKYILSVILAILGVASNMIPYFAVSKMLVKLIQGGGDFTYYLMWCGVSAAGFFFKALFHNLSTTTSHKATFAVISEVRRRIASKLTRVPMGYVLDTPSGKIKNTMVEKVDSIEPTLAHVLPEMTSNLLIPVGIVIYLFTLDWRMALVSLITLPIGTVCYMGMMKDYETNFKEYMRVGKHMNATAVEYINGIEVIKAFGQSATSYEKFSNAVKANANYGLDWMKKCQIYFAMGVGIWPAVLIGVLPIGCIFYMNGTLDGATFITIMILALGISSPLLSAMYFTDDIAKIGSIMEDIGSILDEPEQIRPIENVRLNGTEIVLNNVRFGYGKTEILHGVNLTIPAGSVTAFVGPSGGGKSTMAKLIASFWDVTSGNVTIGNVDVKDIPAHQLMEKIAYVAQDNYLFDQSVLENIRMGNPKATDNEVKEAAKKAGCHDFIMSLENGYETVAGGAGSHLSGGERQRISIARAMLKNAPIVILDEATAYTDPENEAVIQASISKLTEGKTLIVIAHRLSTIIDSDKIVVIEKGNIIAQGKHEELINRCPLYNNMWQAHISSKDVA, from the coding sequence ATGGAACAAACAAAAAAGAAAAATGGTTTTTCCCGTTTAAAAGAATATGCTGCTCCTCATAAAGAGAAGTATATTTTATCAGTGATATTGGCGATTCTGGGAGTTGCTTCTAATATGATTCCTTACTTTGCTGTATCAAAAATGCTTGTAAAGCTGATACAAGGAGGTGGGGATTTTACTTATTATCTTATGTGGTGTGGAGTATCAGCAGCAGGATTTTTCTTTAAAGCACTATTCCATAATTTATCTACTACAACCTCACACAAGGCAACTTTTGCTGTAATATCTGAGGTTCGTCGTAGAATTGCCTCAAAACTTACTCGTGTACCTATGGGTTATGTGTTAGATACTCCATCAGGGAAAATTAAAAACACTATGGTAGAAAAAGTAGATAGTATTGAGCCAACACTTGCACATGTTCTTCCAGAGATGACATCTAATCTTTTAATTCCTGTAGGAATCGTTATTTATCTTTTTACATTAGATTGGAGAATGGCTCTTGTTTCTCTTATCACTTTACCCATTGGTACTGTTTGCTATATGGGAATGATGAAGGATTATGAAACTAATTTTAAAGAATATATGAGAGTAGGAAAACATATGAATGCTACTGCTGTAGAATATATAAATGGTATTGAGGTAATTAAGGCATTTGGTCAATCAGCAACCTCATATGAAAAATTTTCTAATGCAGTAAAAGCAAATGCAAACTATGGTCTTGATTGGATGAAAAAATGCCAGATATATTTTGCTATGGGGGTTGGTATATGGCCTGCTGTATTAATTGGAGTTCTACCTATAGGATGCATTTTTTATATGAATGGAACACTAGATGGGGCAACCTTTATTACAATTATGATTTTGGCATTAGGTATTAGTTCCCCTTTATTATCAGCTATGTATTTTACAGATGATATTGCAAAGATAGGAAGTATCATGGAGGATATAGGAAGTATTCTTGACGAACCAGAGCAAATTAGACCAATAGAAAATGTAAGACTCAATGGAACAGAGATTGTATTAAATAATGTTCGATTTGGATATGGAAAAACTGAAATTTTACATGGTGTAAATCTTACAATTCCCGCAGGTAGTGTTACAGCTTTTGTAGGTCCCTCAGGTGGTGGTAAGAGTACTATGGCAAAGCTGATAGCATCTTTTTGGGATGTAACATCTGGAAATGTAACTATAGGAAATGTAGATGTTAAGGATATTCCTGCCCACCAGCTTATGGAGAAAATTGCTTATGTGGCACAGGATAATTATTTATTTGACCAATCGGTTTTAGAAAATATTCGTATGGGCAATCCAAAGGCAACAGATAATGAGGTGAAAGAGGCTGCAAAAAAAGCAGGTTGTCATGATTTTATTATGTCTTTGGAAAATGGTTATGAAACTGTTGCAGGCGGTGCAGGAAGTCATCTTTCCGGTGGAGAGCGTCAAAGGATTTCTATAGCTCGTGCAATGCTTAAGAATGCACCTATTGTTATTTTGGATGAGGCAACTGCGTATACAGATCCTGAAAATGAGGCAGTTATTCAAGCATCAATTAGTAAGTTGACAGAGGGTAAAACTTTGATTGTTATTGCCCATAGGTTATCTACTATTATAGACTCAGATAAAATAGTAGTAATTGAAAAAGGGAATATTATAGCTCAGGGTAAACACGAAGAACTTATTAATAGATGTCCTTTATATAATAATATGTGGCAAGCTCATATCAGCTCAAAAGATGTTGCTTAG
- a CDS encoding ABC transporter ATP-binding protein, which yields MSEIIKKFFAFSGERKRTIKKGIVMAIINSFFQAMQIMALYVVLQGIVDKNVTVGTAWTSFGIMLISTVGGIVTKNMSTMAETKGSFFMCADKRTQIGDRMKYMPMGYFNDNSLGAITATVTSTMEDIQDVAPRVMDKTIHGLVHAIVITIMLLFFDWRMGLIILGGILLFLAVNNMMQKKSQRVSPARVAAQASLVGAILEYVQGMSVVRSFNLASNANKTIDRAINECEKQNVSLEVTFIPFMFLQTVLLKWVSVLIVIASISFYLAGTMELSVCLMMMISAFIIYTQLETAGSMSALLRSIDLSMDRVNAINETPIMDKEGKIIKPNNYTIKGEHISFSYDKRKIIDDVSFTIKQGTTTAIIGPSGGGKTTLCNLITRFWDVDRGNITLGGIDIKNYTLDSLLSNFSMVFQNVYLFNDTIANNIKFGKPEATLEEIRKAAKKACCDDFIMALPNGYDTVISESGSTISGGERQRISIARAILKDAPIIILDEATANVDPENEMQLQIAIEELTKNKTIIMIAHRLKTVQNANQILVVENGKIVQRGKHQELLNEGGIYADFISRRENSVGWKLGK from the coding sequence ATGTCTGAAATTATTAAAAAATTCTTTGCCTTTTCAGGAGAAAGAAAAAGAACAATTAAAAAAGGAATTGTAATGGCAATTATCAATTCATTTTTTCAAGCAATGCAAATTATGGCACTTTATGTAGTATTACAGGGAATTGTAGATAAGAATGTAACAGTAGGCACTGCGTGGACATCTTTTGGAATTATGCTAATAAGTACTGTAGGTGGTATTGTTACAAAGAATATGTCAACTATGGCTGAAACCAAAGGTAGCTTTTTTATGTGTGCTGATAAGAGAACACAAATAGGTGATCGAATGAAGTATATGCCTATGGGATATTTTAATGATAACAGTTTAGGTGCTATTACAGCTACTGTTACAAGTACTATGGAGGATATACAAGATGTAGCGCCTCGTGTTATGGACAAAACAATTCATGGACTTGTCCATGCAATAGTTATAACAATTATGCTTTTATTCTTCGATTGGCGTATGGGATTGATTATACTTGGAGGAATTCTTTTATTCCTTGCAGTAAATAATATGATGCAAAAAAAATCTCAAAGAGTATCTCCAGCACGTGTGGCAGCACAAGCTTCATTAGTTGGGGCTATTTTAGAATATGTACAAGGTATGAGTGTTGTTAGATCTTTTAATCTAGCAAGCAATGCTAATAAAACTATAGATCGTGCTATTAACGAATGTGAAAAGCAAAATGTTAGTTTAGAAGTAACTTTTATACCTTTTATGTTTTTACAAACTGTGCTTCTTAAATGGGTTAGTGTACTTATAGTAATTGCTTCAATTAGTTTTTATCTTGCTGGAACAATGGAACTTTCTGTTTGCCTCATGATGATGATTTCTGCATTTATTATTTACACACAGCTTGAAACTGCAGGCAGTATGTCAGCGTTACTTCGCTCAATAGATCTTTCTATGGATAGGGTAAATGCAATTAATGAAACTCCTATAATGGATAAGGAAGGAAAAATAATTAAACCTAATAACTACACTATAAAGGGTGAGCACATAAGTTTTTCTTATGATAAACGAAAGATTATTGACGATGTAAGTTTTACTATTAAACAAGGTACAACAACAGCTATTATCGGTCCTTCAGGAGGAGGTAAGACTACTCTTTGTAATTTAATTACAAGATTTTGGGATGTGGATAGAGGAAATATTACTCTTGGTGGTATTGATATAAAGAATTACACCTTAGATAGTTTACTTTCAAATTTTAGTATGGTGTTTCAAAATGTATATCTTTTTAATGATACTATTGCAAACAATATTAAGTTTGGTAAACCAGAGGCGACTCTTGAAGAAATTCGCAAGGCAGCAAAAAAGGCATGTTGTGATGATTTTATAATGGCGTTACCTAATGGATATGATACAGTAATTAGTGAAAGTGGTTCAACTATTTCAGGTGGAGAGCGTCAGAGAATTTCCATAGCTCGTGCAATCCTAAAGGATGCACCTATAATTATTCTTGATGAAGCTACTGCTAATGTAGATCCTGAGAATGAAATGCAATTGCAGATAGCCATTGAGGAATTAACAAAAAATAAAACTATTATCATGATTGCGCATAGACTTAAAACCGTTCAAAATGCTAATCAGATTTTGGTTGTAGAGAATGGTAAAATTGTTCAGCGTGGTAAACACCAAGAGCTTTTAAATGAAGGTGGAATATATGCAGACTTTATCAGTAGGCGTGAAAATTCTGTAGGATGGAAGCTTGGGAAATAA
- a CDS encoding TetR/AcrR family transcriptional regulator yields the protein MSRNYDETHEKILESAKKNFLTNGYERTNLRKICKDANVTTGAFYCHFKDKEKLFGELVNPVVKATVKMYTNSIQQHFDLIETGELIKVFQLSEDTLILIIEFIYDNFDIFKLLFTCADGTPYSSYLDEAVRMDVHETTRFLQEIKKRKIAVNELEEDEMHMLIHSYYSSLSEIVMHDYKKEVALKYARTLIKFFNSGWHAILGI from the coding sequence ATGTCAAGGAATTACGATGAAACACATGAAAAAATATTAGAAAGCGCAAAAAAAAATTTTCTTACAAATGGATATGAGCGTACTAATCTTAGAAAAATCTGTAAGGACGCAAATGTAACTACTGGAGCCTTCTACTGTCACTTTAAGGATAAGGAAAAATTATTTGGAGAGCTTGTTAATCCCGTAGTGAAAGCTACGGTTAAAATGTACACTAATTCTATTCAACAGCACTTTGATCTTATTGAAACAGGGGAGTTAATAAAAGTTTTTCAATTATCAGAGGATACTCTGATTTTGATTATCGAATTTATCTACGATAATTTTGATATATTTAAGCTCTTGTTTACTTGCGCTGATGGTACTCCATACTCATCATATCTGGATGAGGCGGTAAGAATGGATGTGCATGAAACAACTCGTTTTTTACAGGAAATTAAAAAACGAAAAATTGCTGTCAATGAACTTGAGGAAGATGAGATGCATATGTTGATTCACTCCTATTACTCATCGTTAAGTGAAATTGTCATGCATGATTATAAAAAAGAAGTGGCTTTGAAATATGCACGTACCTTAATTAAATTCTTTAATTCAGGTTGGCATGCAATCTTGGGGATTTAA
- a CDS encoding MptD family putative ECF transporter S component, with protein MENPNKLVGKDLINVGIYTAMYIAVFFVFGLLTALPVVYPFLMFLLPFICGVPMMLYYTKINKFGMLTITGIINGIFFFLIGYTWIAIAFWTVFGFLADLVLKAGGYKNFKFSLLSYSVYCLGEMGCHGPLFLAGQSYWDNIRNSMGTQYADTLMKMTPQWLFYAGFVILFVGGICGALLGHKMLKKHFKRAGIA; from the coding sequence ATGGAAAACCCAAACAAATTAGTTGGAAAAGATCTTATCAATGTAGGTATTTACACAGCAATGTATATTGCTGTATTCTTTGTTTTTGGATTACTGACTGCACTTCCTGTAGTATATCCCTTTCTAATGTTTTTATTACCGTTTATATGTGGCGTGCCTATGATGTTGTACTACACAAAGATTAACAAATTTGGCATGCTGACTATCACTGGTATCATTAACGGTATCTTCTTTTTCTTGATTGGATATACATGGATTGCAATTGCTTTTTGGACAGTATTTGGCTTTTTGGCTGATTTAGTTTTGAAGGCAGGGGGCTACAAGAATTTTAAATTTTCTCTTTTGAGTTACAGTGTTTATTGCTTGGGTGAAATGGGGTGTCATGGGCCATTATTTCTTGCTGGACAGTCTTATTGGGACAATATTCGTAATTCTATGGGAACTCAATATGCAGATACGCTAATGAAAATGACGCCACAATGGTTGTTCTATGCTGGGTTTGTAATCTTATTTGTTGGTGGTATTTGTGGTGCACTACTTGGACATAAAATGTTGAAAAAACATTTTAAGAGAGCGGGTATTGCATAA
- a CDS encoding energy-coupling factor transporter transmembrane component T, with protein sequence MKTQQLQKKVFHLDPRTKLLLMAIISTSEFLYSHVAFMITVALIPFVLLMINKQYKIAIGFIVLFSLSLIAKETQSFIHFNLLFNMIIVLLLALVLRLFPAFAMGAYIIYSTKASEFISSMERMHVTRKITIPVSVLFRFLPTMREEATYIKDAMRMREIQLGSKKFWKNPMALVEYRFIPLMISVVKIGEELSAASLTKGIDNPGTRTNIAKIGFTMYDVITLCITIVGLLTSFFIFK encoded by the coding sequence ATGAAAACTCAACAACTACAGAAGAAAGTGTTCCACTTAGATCCTCGTACCAAGCTGTTACTTATGGCTATCATTTCAACTTCTGAATTTTTGTATAGCCATGTAGCTTTTATGATTACAGTGGCGCTTATTCCTTTTGTATTGCTGATGATTAACAAGCAATACAAAATAGCAATTGGATTTATTGTTCTATTTTCACTTTCTCTCATAGCAAAAGAAACGCAAAGCTTTATCCATTTCAATTTGCTATTTAACATGATTATTGTTCTTTTATTGGCACTGGTACTTCGCTTGTTCCCAGCATTTGCAATGGGAGCGTACATTATTTATTCAACAAAGGCAAGTGAGTTTATTTCATCCATGGAAAGGATGCATGTGACAAGGAAAATAACCATTCCAGTTTCTGTGTTATTTCGTTTCTTACCAACCATGAGGGAAGAAGCGACTTATATTAAGGATGCTATGAGAATGAGAGAGATACAATTAGGTAGCAAAAAATTCTGGAAAAATCCAATGGCACTTGTAGAATACCGGTTTATTCCTCTTATGATTTCTGTTGTTAAAATAGGGGAGGAACTATCTGCAGCATCTCTTACAAAAGGTATTGATAACCCTGGTACAAGAACCAATATCGCAAAAATTGGATTTACTATGTATGATGTGATTACATTATGTATAACTATTGTTGGACTACTGACTAGCTTTTTTATTTTCAAATGA
- a CDS encoding ABC transporter ATP-binding protein: MIEFKNVSFTYGSGDSKNGLKNINLKIAQGETILICGESGCGKTTLTRLINGLIPHYYEGKLMGKVFMDEKDIATQPLYEIAKKVGSVFQNPRTQFYNVETTSEIVFGCENMGLPVPEILERLDRVREKLKLDNLLDKSLFALSGGEKQKIACASIDAICPDVVVLDEPSSNLDIKSINNLRNVISFWKQQNKTVIVSEHRLYYLVPLADRILYLEKGEIRREYTREEFQRLPSKKLVQMGLRSLTPFNLQPESNMNGGNKKITIKNFMFSYKKRGHSEMDIPAMEFPQNEIIGIIGNNGAGKSTFARCLCGLEKSAKGILELSGENYNTKQRRKISYMVMQDVNHQLFTESVLDEILLSMDGKDEEKDMKQAREILASLDLLKKQELHPMSLSGGEKQRVAIGSAIESSKEILVFDEPTSGLDYRHMLEVAENLKCLKDMGKSLFIITHDPELIYKSCTYLLFIEHGKLLWSRPMDQEGVKLLDEFFRTQQTGK, from the coding sequence ATGATTGAATTTAAAAATGTTTCATTTACATATGGTAGCGGAGATAGTAAAAATGGGCTAAAAAATATTAATTTGAAAATAGCCCAGGGTGAAACAATTCTGATCTGTGGTGAATCTGGCTGTGGAAAAACAACACTTACTCGTTTGATTAATGGGTTAATTCCTCACTATTATGAGGGAAAACTAATGGGCAAAGTTTTTATGGATGAAAAGGATATTGCAACTCAACCTCTCTATGAAATTGCAAAAAAGGTTGGTTCTGTTTTTCAAAATCCACGAACACAATTTTATAACGTTGAAACAACTAGCGAAATTGTATTTGGTTGCGAAAATATGGGCTTGCCAGTTCCAGAAATTTTGGAACGCCTTGATCGAGTTCGAGAAAAACTCAAACTTGATAATCTGTTAGACAAAAGTTTATTTGCACTGTCAGGTGGAGAAAAACAAAAAATTGCATGTGCTTCTATAGATGCTATTTGCCCAGATGTAGTGGTTTTGGACGAGCCCTCCTCAAACTTGGATATTAAATCAATTAATAATCTGAGAAATGTGATTTCTTTTTGGAAACAGCAGAACAAAACAGTGATCGTGTCTGAACACCGTCTATATTATCTTGTACCACTTGCTGATCGAATTCTTTATTTAGAAAAGGGTGAAATAAGAAGAGAGTATACAAGAGAAGAATTTCAACGGCTTCCATCGAAAAAATTAGTTCAGATGGGTTTACGTTCACTAACCCCATTTAATCTACAGCCGGAATCTAATATGAATGGCGGAAACAAAAAAATAACTATTAAAAATTTTATGTTTTCTTATAAAAAACGTGGACATTCTGAAATGGACATCCCGGCAATGGAATTTCCACAGAATGAAATAATTGGAATCATCGGAAACAACGGTGCGGGTAAATCTACTTTTGCTAGATGCCTTTGCGGACTTGAAAAATCCGCAAAAGGAATATTGGAATTATCTGGAGAAAATTATAATACTAAGCAGCGTAGAAAAATTTCTTATATGGTAATGCAGGATGTAAATCATCAGCTTTTTACAGAAAGTGTTTTGGATGAAATTTTGCTTAGTATGGATGGTAAAGATGAAGAAAAAGATATGAAACAAGCAAGAGAAATATTAGCTAGTCTTGATTTATTGAAAAAGCAGGAATTACACCCTATGTCTCTCTCAGGAGGCGAAAAACAGCGTGTTGCCATTGGAAGTGCTATTGAATCTAGTAAAGAAATTTTGGTTTTTGATGAACCTACTAGTGGTTTAGATTATCGGCATATGCTGGAGGTGGCTGAAAATTTAAAATGTTTAAAGGATATGGGTAAGAGTTTGTTTATAATTACTCATGATCCTGAATTGATTTATAAAAGTTGCACCTATCTTCTGTTTATAGAGCATGGAAAACTTCTGTGGAGTCGTCCTATGGATCAGGAAGGGGTGAAACTGTTAGATGAATTCTTTAGAACACAACAGACTGGAAAGTAA
- a CDS encoding leucine-rich repeat domain-containing protein — protein sequence MKNKLLIATFLSSFLLMTPNVKAANFIDNQTVDSNKNWAIKFTEDIEFNDVTKEDIVVTDSKGTAVKVGVKLGQDGKTIIVTAPQNGYTKGESYTLNVKAKVHSTKGKVLNKEQKIHFSIKDNNSIVTFKDKNLEQVVRKAINKPKGNIYKSDVEKATDLNAKNQNIKSIHGIENLINLKNLDLSDNQIDDISPLKGLINLENINLDNELLNRWTLRNEVSDISALEGLINLKNLSLKENKINDINSLKGLTNLKELNLTNNKINDISALKGLIKLEKLSLKENKINDISALKGVNNLQILILDCNKINDINALEGLTKLENLNLSNNEIKDISVLKGLTNLKGLNLCNTKIQDISVLKGLTKLENLDLEFNEIKDISVLQGLTNLKDINLAGDKINGIGALKGLISLKNLNLSGTKTKDISALKGLTKLEKLDLSINEIKDTGTLNVLKGLTNLKYIDLNSNEIEDISALKGLTNLEDINLNSNEIEDISILEGLTKLENLNLTYNKVKNITGLQRLTNLKKLDLTRNEIKDITALKGLTNLQTLILDINKIKDVSALKGLTNLKELSLHFNPLKDVSALKGLTKLEKLDLSGNKMDNVNDLKGLINLHELNLNDTEMKDMSGLKGLTNLKKLDLSSNKINDMSALKSLTNLEWIVLDDIKIKDMSVLVSQVKELANLKVLDLTWNKIKDVSALKELTNIETLILDSNQIEDISGLKPLTNLKSLCLRCNKINDISALKGLTNLQNIDLSVNEIKDIKNIDGFKNLSKLRYFFLEGNQLSDLDKQALKKALPKCYIEY from the coding sequence ATGAAAAATAAGCTTTTAATAGCAACTTTTTTAAGTAGTTTTTTATTAATGACTCCTAATGTAAAAGCAGCAAATTTTATAGATAACCAAACAGTAGACTCTAATAAAAATTGGGCAATTAAATTTACAGAAGATATCGAATTTAATGATGTAACTAAAGAAGATATAGTTGTAACAGATAGTAAAGGCACTGCTGTAAAGGTAGGTGTTAAGTTAGGACAAGATGGAAAAACAATTATAGTGACAGCTCCACAAAATGGATATACAAAAGGAGAAAGTTACACATTAAATGTTAAAGCTAAAGTACATTCTACCAAAGGTAAGGTATTAAACAAGGAACAAAAAATACATTTTAGTATCAAAGATAATAATTCAATAGTAACATTTAAAGATAAAAATTTAGAGCAAGTTGTAAGAAAGGCCATAAACAAGCCTAAAGGAAATATTTATAAAAGCGATGTTGAGAAAGCAACTGATTTAAATGCAAAAAATCAAAATATAAAAAGTATCCATGGAATTGAGAATTTGATTAATCTAAAAAATCTTGATTTAAGTGATAACCAAATTGATGATATAAGTCCATTAAAAGGACTTATTAATTTAGAAAATATTAATTTGGATAATGAATTGTTAAATAGGTGGACTTTACGTAATGAAGTCAGTGATATAAGTGCTTTAGAAGGATTAATTAATTTAAAAAATCTTAGTTTAAAAGAGAATAAAATTAATGATATAAATTCATTAAAAGGATTGACCAATCTAAAAGAACTTAATTTAACTAATAATAAAATTAATGACATAAGCGCTTTAAAAGGGTTAATTAAGTTAGAAAAGCTTAGTTTAAAAGAGAATAAAATTAACGATATAAGTGCTTTAAAAGGAGTAAACAATTTACAAATTCTTATTTTAGATTGTAATAAAATTAATGATATAAATGCATTAGAAGGACTAACTAAGTTAGAAAATCTTAACTTAAGTAATAATGAAATTAAGGATATAAGTGTCTTAAAAGGATTAACTAATTTAAAAGGACTTAATTTATGCAATACTAAGATTCAGGATATAAGCGTATTAAAAGGACTAACTAAGTTGGAAAATCTTGATTTAGAATTTAATGAAATTAAGGATATAAGCGTATTACAAGGCTTAACTAATCTAAAAGATATTAACTTAGCTGGTGATAAAATTAATGGCATAGGTGCTTTAAAAGGATTAATTAGTTTAAAAAATCTTAATTTAAGTGGTACTAAAACTAAGGATATAAGTGCATTAAAAGGATTAACTAAGTTAGAAAAACTTGATTTAAGTATTAATGAAATTAAGGATACAGGAACATTAAATGTGTTGAAAGGATTAACTAATTTAAAATATATTGACTTAAATTCCAATGAAATTGAAGATATAAGTGCATTGAAGGGATTAACTAATCTAGAGGATATTAACTTAAACTCTAATGAAATTGAGGATATAAGTATATTAGAAGGATTAACTAAATTAGAAAATCTTAATTTAACTTATAATAAAGTTAAGAATATAACGGGTTTACAAAGATTAACTAATCTAAAAAAACTTGATTTAACTCGTAATGAAATTAAAGATATAACAGCTTTAAAAGGATTAACAAATTTACAAACTCTTATTTTGGATATTAATAAAATTAAGGATGTAAGTGCATTGAAAGGATTAACTAATCTAAAAGAACTTAGTTTACATTTTAATCCGCTCAAGGATGTAAGTGCATTAAAAGGACTAACTAAGTTAGAAAAACTTGATTTAAGTGGAAATAAAATGGATAATGTAAATGATTTAAAAGGACTAATTAATTTACACGAACTTAATTTAAATGATACTGAAATGAAAGATATGAGTGGATTAAAAGGATTAACTAATTTAAAAAAACTTGATCTAAGTTCAAATAAAATTAATGATATGAGTGCCTTAAAAAGCTTAACTAACTTAGAATGGATTGTTTTAGATGATATTAAAATTAAAGATATGAGTGTATTAGTATCACAAGTGAAAGAATTAGCCAATCTAAAAGTTCTTGATTTAACTTGGAACAAAATTAAAGATGTAAGTGCTTTAAAGGAATTAACTAATATAGAAACCCTTATTTTAGATAGTAATCAAATTGAGGATATAAGTGGATTAAAGCCATTAACTAATCTAAAAAGTCTTTGTTTAAGGTGTAATAAAATTAATGATATAAGTGCATTAAAAGGATTAACTAACTTACAAAATATTGATTTAAGTGTTAATGAAATTAAGGATATAAAGAATATAGATGGATTTAAAAATTTAAGTAAATTGAGATACTTCTTTTTAGAGGGAAATCAATTAAGTGATTTAGACAAACAGGCATTAAAAAAGGCTTTGCCTAAGTGTTATATTGAATACTAA
- a CDS encoding cupin domain-containing protein, producing MYNPRKAYQCPYLANMYDSYGYPYPHYIDTPIYNPYFPTEYIPFTDEDEMEYYSRCDSFEPTRSDGCTQLKDYGPKPFVINIDEATKLNNNFRTALWTGKHLQVTLMSIKVGEDIGLESHPHLDQFLRIEEGEGIVKMGNSKYNLDFQRRVSDDFAIMIPAGTWHNLINTGNKPLKLYSIYAPPQHPYGTVHETKAIAEAAEENHRD from the coding sequence ATGTATAATCCTCGTAAAGCATATCAATGTCCTTATTTAGCTAACATGTATGATTCTTATGGATATCCATATCCTCACTACATTGATACACCAATCTACAATCCATATTTTCCTACTGAATATATTCCTTTTACTGATGAAGATGAAATGGAGTATTATTCAAGATGCGATTCTTTCGAACCTACAAGAAGCGATGGTTGCACCCAATTAAAAGATTATGGTCCAAAACCTTTTGTAATCAATATCGACGAGGCAACTAAACTAAACAATAATTTTCGTACTGCTTTATGGACAGGAAAGCATTTGCAAGTTACCTTAATGAGCATAAAAGTTGGAGAAGACATAGGTTTAGAGTCTCATCCACATCTTGATCAATTCCTACGTATTGAAGAAGGTGAAGGAATTGTTAAAATGGGCAATAGTAAATATAATTTAGATTTTCAAAGAAGAGTCTCAGACGACTTTGCAATCATGATACCTGCTGGTACATGGCACAATTTAATTAACACTGGTAATAAGCCACTTAAATTGTACTCTATTTATGCACCACCTCAGCATCCATATGGTACAGTTCATGAAACCAAAGCAATTGCAGAAGCTGCTGAAGAAAATCATAGAGATTAA